Part of the Zea mays cultivar B73 chromosome 4, Zm-B73-REFERENCE-NAM-5.0, whole genome shotgun sequence genome is shown below.
ttgccttcaaatcattcttcatgtaaaaccattcctccatccaggccccgggccaccttttccggaatgttggcaccgggtagcttgcgttggggcgggcgataaatccataacagccaaaattgttatgatattgttctttgcccatGGCCTTTGTCTCGTATACAAGCTCGTGCATACTACAAAAGCATTTTGCGTTTGGCTCCAGTCTCTGGCTTCTCACAGCctaaacaaaaatccccattctaataatagcttcgggggttatccgatgaaggtaaatctgataaattttcagcacttcaactataaacctgctcaatggaaaccaaagcccagctttgaagaaacttcggtaaatcacaacttcgtcttcctcgggggcagggacgttgttgtctccaccagctctaacgatagacatatcccgaaagtaccttcctctcatattgtcaagatgactctgtttaatcatTGATTTCCCAATTGTATGACTCGGCCTCcatggccgatcctcagaatcttctcccCCGCTTTTAGCATCATAATCATCACTGTCACCGGTATCCTCAGACAGGTCTTCCagtatttctttagtaatcttctctgtatttgattttgccattgattcgataaacccagctatgtaaggatttgcagccttcttctcttcaaagagcttctcctcttcagtcagcttcgtctcagcagcaatcttcttatcttgagacattttttccttCAGAAATGATGAAAATGCGTCTTTCAAACTGAAGCTcaggaagcttgagaaactagcaagtgctagtgagcaagagctataaaattgagaaaataaagcaaatggcacaagcagcgtaccaaatatggttggtgcgagttcttatttatacgctcggcacgctccaaattgggggggcccgtctgtcattgactgttgctattctagcaaaggaaaggtgttttttcggaccttcggcttaatgccttcgtccatgtcgcagtctgaattcgttatcttaaaacaaattaatactgcaaggggctactgttgggggccttcgtcctccgaaggtcctcaaaaacgtaatttaacaatgtctttcaagcatggcttatggacaggtaccttcgaactcaggttaaaagcatacacgtTGAGAAAagtatgatcgtgacgaaggttgttgtcgctccgaagctacgcacaagggagcttcggctcaatcacgGAAAAAGGaaacgacttaaaggggaaaaggctatctagtcctcatagatttgtctataagtcaatagtaaatgtaaaggacatgactgtaatttctcacaggctacgtcctgtgcctataaatagatgaacagtacctccgtactgttcacactgacttgtacttgcttttgcgtcacacttgtattttttgccttctatcaaaagTACatgtgtaattcaatattgtctctgtCTTTTTAGAATAATATAATATAAtgataatgaattaataatgttatgtgattgtttatcttgccttttatatttcatatgtttctttcattaacatatatcacgttgatgaaggtatgtctttcataaccttcgtctaaagatcattatatcctaagggaaataatgtttcgaaggacgaaggacattaacatttaacattttgtgttgtcttgttcttaattcaaagcatttgagaataagtgaccAAAAGGGTTGTTTGTAAAAAAGatgacgcgggacgaccgttgaaactggtgttttaatatagtagagatataTTATTATATTATAAAGGTTTGAGATGTAGTTATACATCGTCATTGTAGTTATTTTTTATGGATAATTGATATGTTGGATAGAGACCTCTCCAATTGGACATGTTTAAATAAGTATCCCATTTAAATAAGGTCTACATGAGTGAAACTGTAGCAACGCACGTGTATTGTACTAGTGACCCTATAAAATATGGACCATTAATAATTTTGCCAATCTCTTTCGTTCCAATGAAAAATATATTATTTCTTAGAACTCAAACACAACACAAATATGAAACGATTAAAGATTTATATAATTATAAATCATAAGTAAAGTAGATCTGCTTTGACTAAGAGTAAAAATGAGTACAACCCCAAAACGAAGGGCACCACCATAAAAAACCTTAAATATATCTAGTTTTATAACGTCCAAAAGCTGCTCCGAAGATCAGTAGAGCGAgctgtcgtcctcctcctctatCTCCGTGATCGTGAGCGGCTGCGTCCCCATCGGGGCAGCAATGATGGTCTCGTCCTCGAAGCCTCCTCCCTTGAGTCGCTGAGCAAAGAAGTCGTACTTCATAACATCTAGGTCGCTGACGCTCCGTCGCGCATGTTTCAGGGCCTCCGTGAGGTGCCATACTCCGATCTCCGCGCCGCGCATGGCCTCGGCCTTGCCCACCTTCAAGCTCCACTGGATCACGTCGCGCACCGCCAGCTTGCACGCGCGCTGGCAAATCTCCGTGATGTCGGCGCCGCTGAACCCGGCCGTGATGCGCGCCAGCGCTGGCAGGTGGACGTGGCGGGAAACTGGGGACCGCCGCAGGCACGACTTGAAGATCTGCAGCCGCGAGGGCTCGTCAGGCAGCGGGATATAGATGAGCTGGTCTAGCCTCCCCGGCCGGAGCATTGCCGGGTCGATAATGTCAGGCCGGTTGGTGGCGCCGATTACGAACACCGTCTTCTTCGCGTTGATGCCATCCATCTCCGTTAGCAGCTGGTTCAGCACGCGGTCGGACGTGCCGCCCACGTCGCCCACGCTGTTGCCGCGCTTCACGGCGATCGAGTCCAGCTCGTCAAAGAAGAGGATGCACGGAGCCGCCGACCGCGCCTTGTCAAACAGGTCACGGACGTTGGACTCGCTCTCGCCGTACCACATGGTCAGCAGTTCGGGGCCTTTGACGCTGATGAAGTTAGCCTTACACTCCTTAGCGATGGCCTTGGCCAGCATCGTCTTGCCGCAGCCTGGGGGGCCGTAGAAGAGCACGCCGCGCGACGGCGACATGCCAAACATCTCGAACATCTCTGGGTGCTCCACCGGGTACTGCACCGTCTCTTGGAGCTCCAGCTTGACGTTCTGCAGGCCGCCGATGTCGTCCCACGATACCTTGGGCACCTCCACCAGCCCCCTCTCGCGCAGCGCCGAGGGCTTGGTCACCTCCATGGCGTGCTTGAGGTGCTCGTTGCAGACGCACAGCGAGTCCAGCACGTCCACGTCGATAGTGTCTTCTTCCACGTCGATGACGTCCATCTTCTCGCGGATCAACTGCAGGGCCGCCTCGGAGCAGAGCGCCGCGAGGTCGGCGCCGACGAAGCCGTGAGTGTCCTTGCCGATGCGCTCGAGGTCGACGTCCTCGGCTAGCGGCATGTCCTTGGTGTGGATGCGGAGGATCTCGAGGCGGCCGACCTCGTCGGGCACGCCGATGTCAAGCTCCCGGTCAAAACGGCCAAAGCGCCGGAGCGCCGGGTCCAGGCTGTTGGGGCGGTTGGTTGCACCGATCACCACGACCTGCGCGCGCGGCCGGAGGCCGTCCATGAGCGTGAGAAGCTGCGAGACCACGCGGCGCTCCACCTCGCCGTGCGTCTTGTCGCGGTTGGGGGCGATGGCGTCGATCTCGTCCATGAAGATGACGGAAGGCGCGAACTTTTCGGCGTCCTCGAAAACCTTGCGCAGGTTAGCCTCGCTCTGGCCGGCAATCATGGACATAATCTCTGGGCCGTTGACAACCACGAAGTGTGCGCCGGACTCCGACGCGATGGCGCGCGCCAGAAGCGTCTTGCCGGTGCCGGGCGGGCCGTAAAGCAGGATCCCTTTGGGCGGCTTGACGCCGAGCGTCTGGAACAGCTTGGGGTGGCGCAGTGGCAGCTCGACCAGCTCGCGGATCTGGGCCAGCTGCTTGCGGACGCCGCCCACGTCGTCGTAGCCAGGGCCGTCGAGCCGCTCCTCTTCCTCCCGCTTGACTGGCTGGTCGCTGCAGTAGATTGCCGTCTCCGGCCGGACGACGACGCGGTCGGCGGGTTCCGCGTCGACGACCTTGAACTCGACGGCGTGCATGTTGCCGTGCACGATGAAGCGGTCGCCCTTGCATAACGGCCGCAGCGCGTCGTTGCCGAAGTAGGGCTTTAGGTAGACGTCGAAGAGGTTGCCGGAGATGCCGTTGACAGTGTCATCGAACGGCGTGATCTGGACGCGCGCGCCGGTCGGGACCTCGTCGATACGGTTGATAGAGACGATGTCCCCGAGGTGGACGCGGATGTTGCCGCGCACAGCGCGGTTGAGGCGCACCCTGCCGTCGGGACAGGAGGCGTCGAACACCGCGTAGCAGACGGTCTCCCGGCGGCGCTTGCCGCGGAGCAGCACCAGGTCCCCCGTGAAGATCTCGAGCTGGAACGCGGTGGCGGGGCTGAGCGCCACCATTGAGTTGTCTATGGCCACCTCCCCCTCGCCGTCGTCCGCCAGGAGGCGGTTCGGCGCCTTCTTGCGCTCTAGGATCGCCGTGCTAAAATCTTTCTTGCCGTCGGCGTCCATCTTTCTCGACATGGTACCTAGATCGATCTATAGTTTCGGCGACGAGGCAGAAATCTAGTAGTAGATAGACCCCGATGGAGATCGGTTTCTGTACCTCGACGACTAGGGTTTACTATCCaataaaaaggcttggctgtggatAGAGACGGCAACGGATCGTTGAGTAAAAGTCGGATCCTACTCATAAAGTCTATCGAATAAATCCGTCCGCGACCGTCTCCATATTTGTGCCTGCAATTTTAGGCTAGTTTGGTAACTCTATTTTTCgaagggatttctatttttctaagggAAAATGAATTAATTTTCTTTAGGAAAATAAAAATTTCTTGGAAAtgaggtttccaaactagcccttaaactCCTATCCAAACTCAAAGTTTTTAGACGGGTTTTAGGTCACCCATGGATTTTTTTTTTTGTCGGCGTACACTTCTCTGCTATACTTAAAGCGCCAGTTTCGacggtcatctttttacaaaaaatCTCTACATTTTTTCTAAATCAACTCAGCATAAAATATTAAAAACGGTACAGGATATGTGTTATGTTAAAAGGAgttggggtttgaacccacacctTGATGAAAGAAGGGTAGATCTGGCGAGCTCGGTGAGATTCGGGAGGAGGAAGTACCGGGATCGAGACGTTGAGGCGGAGCTCCGACGGCGACCAGGGCGTCGAGGTGGCGGGGGCAGGCTCAGAGGCAGCAGTCGGGTGCGGCAGAGGAGGAGGCGACGCGAGCGAGGGTTAAAATGAGCAAAACAGAAGGAGACGAGAAGAGGAGGTCGGTGCGTCTGTGTGTGCCGAGCGGTGCATGAGGTAGGTTATGTTAAAAAATAATGCAGAAGACATTAGACGAAGTTGTCTAACCAGTAAAACATCATGCTCAATtatttataatattgaatataaattgtacatatatatatatatatgtttttatgtaaaataaaaaaataatcatgTCAGacggggccagcactacgggccgaggctacggcccaGATTTTTTAGAATCTTGTCATTCATGTTACCAAGCTATTATAGTCTTATAAAATTTACAGTTGACAATTGTTTTGACCAAACATATTTTAGCGTTTTCACAACCATCAGCTCGTAACAACTTTTTCGTAGCTCACAGCTAAAATAAGATTATGAAGAATCTACAGCTGAACCAAACAGATCCTTGGACTTCTTGTGAGTTTTTGTTTAGTATCCACGGTGCATATCTTTCCGTAATATATCTTAAAAATATTTTAGTAAACATTACTATTCTGTATATATTTAATCAAGCTTAAAATTATTCAAGAAATGGAAATTTTATTTTTTTAGGCGATGCCGTACTCAATAAGAGCAACTCTAAGATACTCCATGTATTCTTTCTAACTATTAAGACTAGAGATTTTTTTTAAATCCTTCAACAATTTATTTAAATGGTTATGTAAATATAACTATCTTATATTTCTGATTTCTCGCTAGTTAAAGATAGAAAATATGAATGACTTTGTAAAGTGCTAACAAGATATAGAAAAAATATTGAAAATTGAAAAGATATAAAAAATGTTTTTATGCGAATGACACTTTTAAGATTAGTTTGGAAAATTAAATTCCCTCTAAAATTCTCAGACTTGAGAGGAAAAGAATTAATTTTCCCTTCAGGGTTTGTTTGGGAACAATGATACCGAAGGCTTGCTATTTAAAAAGTCTCCGGGAATTCCCAAAGGGATTCCGGGGATAAAATAAAAATTTAGAAAGCCTCTAATCCATATGCAGAATCAACTCTCATTATCGTTACGTCACGCTCCGGCGTGCCTGTAGAATGTAGATCAAACTGTAGGTATGTTTGGTTGGGCTATGGTTGTGAAAAAAACTGTTGTGGACTCTGAGCTGTGAAAAAAATTGTTATGCATtctgagtgaaagggaaatagggttaacctttttcctataattaattttggtggttgatcgtcaacacaaacacatggactaactagtttgctctagaactcatgtattacaggtgcataaggttcaacacaaaccaataaaagatacaagttagggactaaattgaaatggagcaaagacttgagtgtgttgtggactggcgcaccggactgtccggtgtgccaccggatagtgtctggtgcaccatgctCGTACAACCCCAAAGCAGCCACTCTCGGAAAAACGCAggtccgctctgctataattcaccggactgtccggtgtgccagcggagcaacgactaactcgcgcaatggtcgactctgacagtagcTACAGTGAGCAACAGTGtcgtgcagaagtcagagcagcgaagtcagaggggcaccggactatccggtgccgcaagaggacaaagttcCAACAGTCGCCcaagctccgaaccctaacgattgggtgacgtggcggcacaccggacactgaacagtgtctgtccggtggggcaccggactatccggtacgCTCATcgtcagcagcctccccaacggctaccttggtggttgagggctataaataccccccaaccaccacaacttcaagcatccaagttttctgaagatcacattcaatacaagagctctagcattcactccaagactcaatacaaaagatcaaatcctcttcgagtcccaaattcactccaaacacttagtggcttgtgagagagagatttttgtgttcatttgagttcttgtcgcttggattgcctttcttcttttctcattcttattctcaagtgctttgtaagcgaggcaagagacaccaagcgtgtggtggtccttgtggggtcttagtgacctgtgagattaaggaagaaggttcactcggtctaagtgaccgtttgagagagggaaagggttgaaatagacccggtctttgtgacctcctcaatggggactaggttctttggaaccgaaccttggtaaaacaaatcaccgtgttcactcgccttatttcttggttgatttgttttccctctctttccgacttaattttaattctaacgctaaccctggcttgtagtgtgtgtttaaagttgtaaatttcagattacgcctattcaccccctctaggcgacttgcaattggtatcagagttggtgcttcattagagtctaacaactcgaagtgatgtcgggagatcacgccaagagggagattatgACCGGTGAAAAAGCTGCAAGCTTGAGGAGGACTCTCTCAACGGAGTTcggcaacaaacacaaggaggaatcctcttcctccatcaagtcgcatcggaaaggtgacaagaagaagatgatgaaaaaggttgtctactacgagaccgactctttgtcaccctccacatcaagctccgagtcgtccgtcgcttctaagcgccatgagcgcaagaagtatagtaagatgcccctacgctatcctcgtatttcaaagcgcgctccattacttcccgtttccttaggcaaaccaccatattttgatggtgaagattattgtatgtggagtgataaaatgaggcatcatctaacctcactccacgaaaacaTATGGaacatagttgaatttggagcgcaggtaccacaggtgggggataaggactaagactcggacgaggccgcccaaattaggcactttaactcccaagccacgtctatactccccgcctccttgtgtcgagaggagtacaacaaggtgcaagggttaaagagcgccaaagaaatttaggacgtcctcaagaccgcgcacgaaggggacaaggtgaccaagatcaccaagcgcgaaacgatcgagggagaactcggtcgattcgtcctcaacaaaggagaagagccgcaagcaatgtataaccggctaaagacaatggtgaaccaagtacgcaacctcgagagcaccaagtgggatgaccatgaaatggtcaaggttattctaagatcccttgtttttcgcaatcctactcaagtgcaattaatttgtggggatcctagatataaattaatgtctctcgaggaggtcattggcaagtttgtgagctttgaacttatgatcaaagactccaaacacattgtcaacttggagcaaggcaccacctctacacccgaggtgcaacccatcacattcaaagcggcggaagaagagaagaaggagtctacatcaagtaggcttcccatcaacgcctccaagcttgacaacgaggaaataacactcatcatcaagagcttccaccaaatcctcaagcaaaggagagggaaaaactacaagtcccactccaagaaggtttgctaccagtgtggtaagtccggtcacttcattgctaaatgtccaatctctagtgaaagtgacagggacgacgacaaggagaagaaggaaaagaagaggtactacaagaagaagggcagtgatgcccacatatgttgggaatgggactccgacgagagctccaccgacgaggacgccgccaacatcgccgtcaacaagggcctcctcttccccaacgtcggccacaagtgtctcatggctaagaatggcaaaagaaagaaggtacaatctagagccaccccaaatatacaacatctagtgatgatggtagctctagtgatagtgaaaataatttaatgtctctctttgccaaccttagcatggaccaaaagaaaaaattaaatgaattaattgaagcaattaatgagaaggatgaactcttggatagccaagaggacttcctaattaaagagaacaaaaaatttgttaagttgaaaaatgcttatgctcaggaagtagaaaaatgtgaaaacctaTCTAAAgaacttagcatttgccatgattcaatttctagcctAACAAGTGAAAATGCTAGCttagtttctaaggttaaagatttaaatgtttgcaatgattctatttcctgtcttagagatgagaatgctattttaaatgctaagatagaagaattaaatacttgcaaaacctctacatctactgtcgagcatgtttccatttgcactagatgtagagatattaatgttgaagctattgatgatcacattgccatgattaaacaacaaaatgatcacacagCTAAAttgactgctaaaattaatgagcatgaacttgaaaatgaaaagtttaagtttgctagaagcatgctctataatgtgaGACACCCTGGAATTAAGGATggaattggtttccaacaggggagcaatgtcaagcttaatgcccctaaaagattgtctaattttgttaagggcaaagctcccatggttcaggatagtgagggttacgttttatatcctgctaactatcctgagcacaaaattaggagaattcatgctaggaaacctcacactatttctcatcatgcatttatgtataaaatgaggcttctagctctaggcaatccacccatgttaaaatgcctaaaaagaaaacttctactgcatcaaatgagcataatgtttcatttaatacttttgatgcatcttatgttttgactaacaaatcaggcaaagtagttgccaaatatgttgggggcaaacacaagagctccaaaacttgtgtttgggtacccaaggtgcttgtttctaacgtcaaaggacccaagactgtttgggtacctaagaacaaggcctaaaattgttttgtaggtttatgcatcctgtggttcaagttggataatcgatagcgggtgcacaaatcacatgacgggggagaaaagaatgttctcctcctatgagaaaaataaagatccccaacgagctatcacattcagggatggaaatcaaagtttggtcaaaggcttgggtaaaattgttatatcacctgaccattctatttccaatgttttcttgtagattctttagactacaatttgctttctgtttctcaattatgcaaaatgggctacaactgtttatttatagatataggtgttactgtttt
Proteins encoded:
- the LOC103653431 gene encoding cell division cycle protein 48 homolog gives rise to the protein MSRKMDADGKKDFSTAILERKKAPNRLLADDGEGEVAIDNSMVALSPATAFQLEIFTGDLVLLRGKRRRETVCYAVFDASCPDGRVRLNRAVRGNIRVHLGDIVSINRIDEVPTGARVQITPFDDTVNGISGNLFDVYLKPYFGNDALRPLCKGDRFIVHGNMHAVEFKVVDAEPADRVVVRPETAIYCSDQPVKREEEERLDGPGYDDVGGVRKQLAQIRELVELPLRHPKLFQTLGVKPPKGILLYGPPGTGKTLLARAIASESGAHFVVVNGPEIMSMIAGQSEANLRKVFEDAEKFAPSVIFMDEIDAIAPNRDKTHGEVERRVVSQLLTLMDGLRPRAQVVVIGATNRPNSLDPALRRFGRFDRELDIGVPDEVGRLEILRIHTKDMPLAEDVDLERIGKDTHGFVGADLAALCSEAALQLIREKMDVIDVEEDTIDVDVLDSLCVCNEHLKHAMEVTKPSALRERGLVEVPKVSWDDIGGLQNVKLELQETVQYPVEHPEMFEMFGMSPSRGVLFYGPPGCGKTMLAKAIAKECKANFISVKGPELLTMWYGESESNVRDLFDKARSAAPCILFFDELDSIAVKRGNSVGDVGGTSDRVLNQLLTEMDGINAKKTVFVIGATNRPDIIDPAMLRPGRLDQLIYIPLPDEPSRLQIFKSCLRRSPVSRHVHLPALARITAGFSGADITEICQRACKLAVRDVIQWSLKVGKAEAMRGAEIGVWHLTEALKHARRSVSDLDVMKYDFFAQRLKGGGFEDETIIAAPMGTQPLTITEIEEEDDSSLY